A region from the Vicia villosa cultivar HV-30 ecotype Madison, WI linkage group LG3, Vvil1.0, whole genome shotgun sequence genome encodes:
- the LOC131655957 gene encoding uncharacterized protein LOC131655957 — protein MSYIFFLSFVLPMNPMQNGSTFKLPRRAKGKKKRGLRVKDVKVAETPSEFSFDIAKTAVSQICQSVGYKRTKYDALEALTNVTTKYLEAIARSAASFANASNRTESNLFDLINGIHDMCSVRGVPGGSKMHSSNLLSSGALKDIMSFVKFSKEVPFSKPIPSKNGHGSRNPEVITDSGSSTSLQEAKPKGLHIPSWLPDFPKESLYKKSEGGLVKERKCGEKLWEHSLAMEDCIGNGEENSDMLKSNDRNKKEEKDIATELAKERGRVKFKIGKEEEKQIGLGMNMNMMNGVCKGRKRVSWSHYKMNDCMSKAGENDDERSALKGEMS, from the coding sequence ATGAGTTAtatcttcttcttatcttttgtTTTGCCGATGAACCCTATGCAAAACGGAAGCACATTTAAGCTACCCCGAAGAGCAAAAGGCAAAAAGAAGAGGGGTCTACGAGTAAAAGATGTTAAAGTAGCAGAAACACCCTCAGAATTCTCATTTGATATAGCCAAAACTGCAGTTTCTCAGATCTGCCAATCAGTTGGCTACAAAAGAACCAAATACGATGCTCTTGAAGCCTTAACTAATGTTACCACAAAATATCTCGAAGCCATTGCAAGATCCGCTGCTTCTTTTGCGAATGCATCCAACCGTACTGAATCAAACCTCTTTGACCTCATCAATGGCATTCATGATATGTGTTCTGTTCGAGGAGTTCCCGGTGGTTCAAAAATGCATTCAAGTAACCTGCTGAGTTCTGGAGCTCTAAAAGATATAATGAGTTTTGTCAAATTCTCCAAAGAAGTGCCATTTTCCAAACCAATTCCATCAAAAAATGGTCACGGTAGCCGAAATCCAGAAGTAATCACTGATTCTGGCTCATCAACAAGCTTACAGGAAGCAAAACCAAAAGGTTTGCATATACCAAGCTGGCTCCCAGATTTTCCCAAGGAAAGCTTATATAAAAAGTCTGAAGGGGGTTTAGTAAAGGAGAGGAAATGTGGAGAAAAATTGTGGGAACATTCACTTGCAATGGAAGATTGCATTGGCAACGGAGAGGAAAATAGCGACATGTTAAAGAGCAATGAcagaaacaaaaaagaagagaaagacatAGCGACGGAGTTAGCCAAGGAAAGAGGAAGGGTGAAGTTTAAAATCGGAAAGGAGGAAGAGAAGCAGATTGGGTTgggtatgaatatgaatatgatgaACGGGGTTTGTAAAGGAAGGAAAAGAGTGTCTTGGAGTCATTATAAAATGAATGACTGTATGAGTAAGGCTGGTGAAAATGATGATGAAAGGAGTGCATTAAAAGGAGAGATGAGTTAA
- the LOC131661679 gene encoding amine oxidase [copper-containing] gamma 2-like, with translation MDAKNMLRFLVLSFGLTLVLLLTWSHLPTSFLNKETLDCNIYSGWCTSKNRFQSSNPINKPKFSTHNQKPRHESDVPRHPLDPLTIKEFNEVRAILSEHPLFKYSNSYTLNSIVLDEPDKELVLKWKKGQPLLPRKVSVVALVKGVAHTLIVDLSTSQVTNETRSPSSGYPTMTIEDMQSVLDVPLKSDEFNRTIIKRGVSLSDLSCLPLAAGWYGTPVEENRRLIKVQCYSSKGTVNFYMKPIEGLTVLVDMDKKEVVSIADNGVNIPVANGIDTDYRYSVQKLNGELNYLINPISLEQPKGPSFKVDGHIVKWANWEFHLKPDPRAGIVISQAKVRDTDTLEMRNVIYKGFTSELFVPYMDPTDAWYFKTYMDAGEYGFGLQAMPLDPLNDCPRNAYYMDGVFTSADGTPFIQPNMICIFESYAGDIAWRHAECPITDMKVTEVRPKVTLVVRMAAAVANYDYIVDWEFQTDGLIRSKVGLSGILMVKGTTYENMNQVPDQEYLYGTLLSENIIGVIHDHFITYYLDMDIDGSDNSFIKVNIKKQETSPGESPRKSYLKAVRKVAKTEKDAQIKLQLYDPSEFHVVNPLKKTRLGNPVGYKLVPGATAASLLDHEDPAQKRAAFTNNQIWVTPYNKSEQWAGGLLVYQSQGDDTLQVWSDRDRPIENKDIVLWYTVGFHHVPSQEDYPIMPTVSASFDLKPVNFFERNPILRMPPNFQDDLPVCKAQDST, from the exons ATGGATGCTAAAAACATGTTGAGGTTCCTAGTTCTTTCTTTCGGTTTAACACTAGTTTTACTTCTTACCTGGTCTCACCTTCCAACATCATTCCTTAACAAGGAAACTCTAGACTGCAACATTTACTCTGGATGGTGTACCTCTAAGAACCGTTTCCAATCTTCAAATCCTATCAACAAACCAAAATTCTCCACTCATAATCAAAAACCGCGTCACGAATCTGATGTTCCTCGCCACCCTTTAGATCCTCTAACCATCAAAGAATTCAACGAGGTTCGCGCGATCCTGTCTGAACACCCTCTCTTTAAGTACTCAAACAGTTACACTCTTAACTCCATTGTTTTAGATGAACCAGACAAAGAACTTgtcctcaaatggaaaaagggTCAACCGTTGCTTCCTAGGAAAGTTTCTGTGGTTGCACTTGTGAAAGGTGTTGCTCATACTCTCATTGTTGACCTTAGCACAAGTCAAGTTACCAATGAAACAAGGTCACCTTCTTCTGGATACCCGACCATGACAATCGAGGATATGCAAAGTGTACTTGATGTTCCGTTGAAGAGCGACGAGTTCAACCGCACGATCATTAAACGCGGTGTCAGTTTATCAGACCTGTCATGCCTTCCACTCGCTGCAGGGTGGTATGGAACGCCGGTCGAAGAGAATAGAAGGTTGATTAAGGTGCAGTGTTATTCAAGTAAAGGAACTGTGAACTTCTACATGAAACCAATTGAAGGTTTAACCGTGTTGGTTGATATGGATAAGAAAGAGGTTGTGTCCATTGCAGATAATGGAGTAAACATTCCTGTTGCAAATGGAATCGACACTGATTACCGTTACTCGGTTCAGAAGCTCAACGGAGAGTTGAATTACCTGATAAATCCGATATCATTGGAACAACCAAAAGGTCCAAGCTTCAAAGTTGATGGACATATAGTGAAATGGGCTAATTGGGAGTTTCATTTGAAACCCGACCCAAGAGCTGGAATAGTTATTTCTCAAGCCAAGGTGAGAGATACAGATACATTAGAGATGAGAAATGTTATCTACAAAGGGTTCACTTCTGAACTTTTTGTGCCTTATATGGACCCTACTGATGCATGGTATTTTAAGACATACATGGATGCTGGTGAATATGGATTTGGTTTGCAAGCAATGCCTTTAGACCCTTTGAATGATTGTCCAAGGAATGCTTATTACATGGATGGAGTGTTTACTTCTGCTGATGGAACACCCTTTATCCAACCAAACATGATTTGCATTTTTGAGAGTTATGCTGGTGACATTGCTTGGCGACATGCTGAGTGTCCAATCACTGACATGAAG GTAACAGAAGTGAGGCCAAAGGTGACATTGGTGGTTAGAATGGCAGCAGCAGTGGCAAACTATGACTATATTGTAGACTGGGAGTTTCAAACCGATGGACTAATCAGATCCAAG GTTGGACTAAGTGGTATCTTGATGGTGAAAGGAACGACCTATGAGAACATGAACCAAGTACCAGACCAAGAATATCTCTACGGAACACTTTTAAGCGAAAACATTATCGGCGTAATCCACGATCATTTCATCACATATTACCTTGACATGGACATCGATGGCTCAGACAATTCATTCATAAAGGTAAATATAAAGAAACAAGAAACCTCTCCAGGAGAGTCGCCGAGAAAGAGTTACCTGAAAGCTGTGAGAAAAGTGGCTAAGACGGAAAAAGATGCTCAAATAAAGCTTCAACTATATGATCCATCTGAATTTCATGTGGTGAACCCTTTGAAGAAAACAAGGCTGGGGAATCCTGTAGGGTACAAATTGGTTCCTGGTGCTACAGCAGCTAGCTTACTTGATCATGAAGATCCGGCTCAAAAGAGAGCGGCTTTTACGAATAATCAAATATGGGTTACTCCTTATAACAAGAGTGAGCAATGGGCTGGTGGATTACTTGTTTACCAGAGCCAAGGCGATGATACTCTTCAAGTGTGGTCCGACAG GGATCGTCCAATTGAGAATAAGGACATTGTGTTGTGGTACACAGTAGGGTTCCATCATGTACCAAGTCAAGAGGACTATCCTATAATGCCTACTGTATCTGCAAGTTTCGACCTGAAGCCTGTCAACTTCTTTGAAAGAAATCCAATTCTGAGAATGCCGCCGAATTTCCAAGATGATTTACCTGTTTGCAAGGCACAGGATTCAACTTGA